A window of Sediminispirochaeta bajacaliforniensis DSM 16054 contains these coding sequences:
- the melA gene encoding alpha-galactosidase — protein sequence MTKVVIIGAGSAMFTKNLVGDLLYYDDMEIDNISLVDIDAEKLAVMEKVTKKIVKQFGRKTVVESSTDRCKVLKDATFVTSTVGVGGVEMYEKDLEIPDKYGLHQCVGDIIGPGGMFRFLRAYPVLLDICKDMERLCPDAYFFNYTNPMAPLCLALNHATSIKVFGFCHNVQSTALQLSAYMGVDRSRVSYWAAGINHMDWFLQLKVDGKDAYPQLKEISKDKEKVKKLWQVEPDYSKYELEPHVRLVDLVRFEVMDNFGKYVSESPFHMGEYCPYFRKNPDMIKEYQVDDRWWLRHEKYTDVYYHKLVGMLESGEDIEVAKTFEYAPEIIHAYETGKPFRANLNVKNTGLIPNLPADSVVEVACYTDSEGIHPCYVGEIPQQLAALNITNINMHKLMAMAGNEKKLSMIYDAVKLDPLTAAMCTLGQINDMVAELIEANKEYLKDFT from the coding sequence ATGACAAAGGTAGTAATTATCGGTGCTGGCAGTGCAATGTTTACGAAGAACTTGGTTGGAGATCTCTTGTACTACGACGATATGGAGATCGACAACATTTCTCTGGTCGATATCGATGCGGAGAAACTGGCTGTCATGGAAAAGGTAACGAAAAAGATCGTGAAACAGTTCGGCAGAAAAACTGTTGTCGAATCTAGTACCGATCGGTGCAAAGTTCTAAAAGATGCAACATTTGTAACCAGTACAGTTGGCGTCGGCGGTGTTGAGATGTACGAGAAAGATCTTGAAATCCCCGACAAATACGGACTGCACCAGTGCGTGGGGGACATCATCGGTCCCGGGGGAATGTTCAGGTTTCTAAGGGCCTACCCAGTACTTCTCGATATCTGTAAGGACATGGAGAGGCTCTGTCCCGATGCATATTTCTTTAACTACACAAACCCAATGGCGCCTCTGTGTCTTGCTCTGAACCATGCAACTTCCATCAAGGTTTTCGGCTTCTGCCACAACGTCCAGAGTACCGCCTTGCAGCTGTCAGCCTATATGGGTGTTGACCGAAGCCGGGTCTCCTACTGGGCGGCCGGTATAAATCATATGGACTGGTTTCTGCAACTGAAGGTGGACGGCAAGGATGCATATCCCCAACTCAAGGAAATCTCCAAGGATAAGGAGAAGGTGAAGAAGCTCTGGCAGGTAGAACCGGATTACAGCAAGTATGAACTTGAACCCCACGTCAGGCTTGTCGACCTCGTCAGGTTTGAGGTCATGGACAACTTCGGAAAGTATGTCTCAGAATCACCCTTTCATATGGGGGAATACTGTCCGTATTTTCGCAAGAATCCGGACATGATCAAGGAATATCAGGTGGACGACAGATGGTGGCTGAGACATGAAAAATACACCGATGTCTACTACCATAAACTTGTCGGGATGCTGGAATCGGGCGAGGACATCGAGGTTGCGAAGACCTTTGAATATGCGCCGGAGATCATTCATGCCTATGAGACGGGCAAACCCTTCAGGGCAAATCTCAACGTGAAGAACACCGGCCTGATTCCGAACCTGCCGGCCGATTCGGTTGTCGAAGTTGCTTGTTACACCGACAGCGAGGGAATCCATCCCTGTTACGTGGGTGAAATACCTCAACAACTTGCGGCATTGAATATAACCAACATCAACATGCACAAACTCATGGCCATGGCAGGGAACGAAAAGAAGCTATCCATGATATATGATGCGGTGAAGCTGGATCCGCTAACCGCCGCTATGTGCACATTGGGCCAGATCAACGACATGGTTGCAGAGCTCATTGAAGCCAACAAAGAGTACTTGAAAGACTTTACCTGA
- a CDS encoding ABC transporter permease: MKKTLRAAKKQTCIGGNLFQALLPYIGLLVLVLIFGTMTNFTSVSLRNLRLIVQQSYVLVICSVGVFFIMTMGSLDFSQGSIIGVASIAVAFLAQFNLILAVIVSIAVGAVIGFINGFLFVKFKVSSFIVTICTMFIFRGVCAFLTTEKPMSAPMYMYSLDQLYIIVPAVAVILGLGWFLFSGTSFGRKIKAIGAGETAAKFSGIRVASTKIFVYTLAGALAGFAATINTIRVGSITATSGTLLETNIMIALVLGGMPVAGGSKNRFSSVIVGVLLFAVLNNGLALLQIDPNIQQLIRGVLFLAIVVATTDRNVAIVVK; encoded by the coding sequence ATGAAGAAAACATTAAGAGCAGCAAAAAAGCAAACATGTATCGGGGGGAACCTTTTCCAGGCACTGTTGCCCTATATCGGCCTTTTGGTACTGGTACTGATCTTCGGTACTATGACGAATTTCACCTCCGTTTCTCTGAGAAACCTGCGGTTGATTGTTCAACAGTCCTATGTCCTGGTCATCTGTTCCGTCGGCGTCTTTTTTATTATGACCATGGGAAGCCTCGATTTTTCCCAAGGCTCCATCATTGGTGTCGCTTCCATTGCTGTTGCCTTCTTGGCACAGTTTAATCTTATCTTGGCTGTCATTGTCTCAATAGCGGTAGGCGCGGTTATCGGCTTTATAAACGGATTTTTATTTGTGAAGTTCAAGGTCAGTTCGTTTATCGTCACGATTTGTACAATGTTTATCTTCCGCGGCGTATGTGCGTTTCTCACGACGGAAAAGCCGATGTCTGCCCCTATGTATATGTACTCACTTGACCAATTGTACATTATCGTGCCGGCGGTTGCCGTCATACTCGGGCTAGGCTGGTTTCTGTTTAGCGGGACCTCCTTTGGGAGAAAGATAAAGGCGATTGGGGCTGGAGAGACGGCGGCTAAATTTTCTGGAATAAGAGTCGCGAGTACAAAAATCTTTGTCTATACGCTGGCAGGTGCCCTCGCAGGGTTTGCTGCGACGATCAACACCATCCGCGTCGGCTCCATAACGGCTACTTCAGGTACATTACTGGAGACGAACATCATGATTGCGCTTGTTTTAGGAGGCATGCCGGTAGCGGGAGGTTCTAAGAATAGATTCAGCAGTGTCATTGTGGGCGTACTATTATTCGCCGTCTTAAATAACGGTCTGGCCCTGTTGCAGATTGATCCCAATATTCAGCAGCTGATACGGGGCGTCTTATTTTTGGCTATTGTGGTAGCAACAACCGATAGGAATGTTGCTATTGTCGTAAAATAA